The window CCTTTGGGGCGATCAAGACGATGTTCATGTGCGTCGTTCCCTTGCCACGGCGCTATGGCGCATCCGCCGACTGCTCGGTGAAGGGTATCTCCTAGCCGATTCTAGCTCCGTGCAATTCAACCCTACTAGACCATTCTGGCTCGACGTAGCCAAATTCGAAAAGCACTTGACCCTGGGCCGCAAGGAGCCAGACGAGAAACGAGCCGCCGGTCATTGGCGACAAGCGGTTGACCTCT of the Chloroflexota bacterium genome contains:
- a CDS encoding winged helix-turn-helix domain-containing protein; its protein translation is MHAEKCTHPRLAIYLFGHPEFRRGNEALPPLATHKSQSLLAYLILHRQRPHSRDQLAALLWGDQDDVHVRRSLATALWRIRRLLGEGYLLADSSSVQFNPTRPFWLDVAKFEKHLTLGRKEPDEKRAAGHWRQAVDLYRNDLLEGFYDD